Genomic DNA from Candidatus Sphingomonas phytovorans:
CTGGGTGGCGCTGTGCATCGTCACCGGGATCGCGCTTGGGCAGGCCCTACCCGGCCTCTTCGCCGCGATCGCATCCGCCGAGGTCGCGCGGGTGAACCTGGTGGTTGCCGCTCTTATCTGGCTGATGATCGTGCCCATGCTGCTGAAGATCGATTTCGGCGCGCTCGGGTCAGTCCGCCAGCATTGGAAGGGCGTCGGCGTCACGCTGTTCGTGAACTGGGCGGTGAAGCCATTCTCGATGGCCGCGCTTGGAGCCATCCTCCTCGGCTGGCTGTTCGCGCCACTGCTGCCAGCCCGGGAAATCCCGTCGTACATTGCCGGTTTGATCCTGCTCGCGGCGGCACCGTGCACCGCCATGGTGTTCGTCTGGTCTAATCTGTGTGACGGCGAGCCGACCTTCACGCTCAGCCAGGTCGCGCTGAACGACCTGCTGATGGTTTTCCTGTTCGCGCCGCTGGTCGCGCTGCTCCTCGGCGTCGCCTCGGTGACCGTTCCCTGGGACACGTTGCTGTTGGCGGTGGGTCTCTACATCGTCGTCCCGGTGATATCGGCGCAGGTCATCCGTCGATCACTGCTCAGGTCGGGCGACCCGACGGCACTGAACCGGCTGCTCGCCGCGCTGGGTCCGGTCTCGCTCGCGGCGCTGCTGGCGACATTGGTGCTGCTGTTCGGCTTCCAGGGCGGGCAGATCGTCGCGCAGCCGCTGGTCATCGCCCTGATCGCGGTGCCGATCCTCGTTCAGGTCTATCTCAACGCCGGCATCGCCTATTGGCTGTCACGGCGTCTCGGTATCGCCTGGTGCGTCGCGGGGCCGGCCGCGCTGATCGGCGCCTCCAACTTCTTCGAGCTCGCCGTCGCCGCGGCGATCTCGCTCTTCGGCCTCAAATCCGGGGCTGCGCTCGCCACCGTCATCGGCGTCCTGGTCGAGGTGCCGGTGATGCTTTCCGTCGTCGCGATCGTGAAGCGCAGTCGTGACTGGTACCAAAGGAAACCTGCTTCGTGACCCGTGTTCGCCCCCTCCCCGACCCCGACCATCTGCCCGCGCTCGATCGCACCTTCGCGATCGCCCGACCCGCACTCGACATCGGCGATGATCAGCCGCCGCCACGCATCTTGCTGCTCTATGGCTCGCTGCGCGAACGCTCCTTTTCACGGCTCGCCGTCGAGGAGGCTGCGCGCCTGCTCCAGTTCTTCGGCGCCGAGACGCGCATTTTCGATCCCTCGGACCTGCCGCTTCCGGACCAGCTGGCGGGTGACGACCATCCCGCCGTCCACCAGCTGCGCGATCTGTCCATATGGTCGGAGGGTCAGGTCTGGTGCAGCCCCGAGCGGCACGGCCAGATCAGCAGCGTCATGAAGGCCCAGATCGACCACCTGCCACTGGAAATGAAAGGCATGCGCCCGACCCAGGGCCGTACGCTCGCCGTCATGCAGGTCTCGGGAGGCTCGCAGTCGTTCAACGCCGTCAACGCGCTCCGCCTCCTCGGACGCTGGATGCGGATGTTCACGATCCCCAACCAGTCCAGCGTCGCCACGGCGTACAAGGAGTTCGACGCGGCGGGCCGGATGAAGCCATCAAGCTATTACGACCGCATCGTCGACGTGATGGAAGAGCTGCTACGCATCACGGTACTGATGCGCCCGCACGCCACACAATTGGTCGATCGATATTCGGAGCGCAAAGCCGCTGGCGTGCGTATGATCGCGGAGGACCACTCCGCCGTGGCGATCGGTCGTAGTTGATCGCTCGTGCATGGGCGACCGTCAGGAGAATGCGAATGGTCCCCGCGCTTTCCCAACTCAGCTCGCGGCGGCAATCGGATCACGTCACCGAACCAGGCGAGGCGCGTGGAAAGAGATGATCCGTTCGCCCGCCATTCTGACAAGCCGATCACTCGGCCGAGGAGGGAGCACGCCCAAACCGGTTCCGACACTCCATTTATCGCAACATCCTGTAACCTTGGTTGGTCCGGTGACGAATTGACTCACATGATCCCGCAACGCATCAAGAGATAGTGTTGAAGCTGCTGCGCCATTTGCTGTGCCTCGGGCTGCTTTTCGGCCTTGCCGGGAACGGCGTGGCCGTGGCGGCGCCGTGCATCCTGATGGCGCAAGGGCAGCCGACGGCAGCGATGCCGGACATGCCTGATTGCCAGATGACGCAGCCCTGCGCGGACTGCGGGGCGAAAGGCGATGCCAGTCACAAGTCCGGCGCGGGCAAGGCGCCTGGCTGCATGGCAATGACGGCTTGCGCTGCGATGCTGGCGATGAAGGAGCCGGCTTCGACGGCTGCGGTCGGGCACCAGGCAACCGCGCTTGCCTTCTGGCCGGCGGCGTCGACGCTGGCCGGGCGCAACGTCGCGCCTGAACCGGAACCACCCACACTCCTTGGCTGAACCTTCGCGCTCGCGCGGCTGATCGGCTGTGCCCGTCTTCGGACGGCCGCCGCGATCGGTTCCCGCGTGCATCGACGGCGATTTACCCAAGGATAATCTCAATGACCAAGACGATCATGGCTGCCGTGCTGGCAGCGACGATGCTGGCCGCACCGGCCGCCCATGCCCAGTCCGCCATTCTCTCAGGCAAGGGCATCCCGACGATCTCGGCGCGGGAGCGTCAGGCGCAGCAGGCCTGGTGGGCGGCACGCACCCAGCGGCACGCCAAGCGGCACACGGTGGCGTGCATGGCGATGCCCGGATGCAGCGACGGGCGGATGATGCCCGCCGCTCCCTCCAACAAGGGCTGACGGTCTTCCGCCCGCAGCCCGCGTCTCGGCGCTGGCTGCGGGCGGTCGATCCGAATCCGTCCGCGAGGAGGCCAGCATGAGACTCTCCCTGTATTCGGCCCTGCTCGGGAGCGCGGTGATCGCGCTGCCGTCAATGGCGTTGGCCGCCCCCCTGACCTATGCCGATGCGCTGGCGCGTTCGGCCGCCGAGGCACCCAGCCTCAAGGCGCGCGCCGCATCGACCGACGCCGCGCGATCGTCGGCGATCGCGGCGGACCGGCTGCCCGATCCGACGCTCGATCTCGGCGTCTCGGGTTTTCCGGTGACCGGCCCCAACGCCGGCAGCTTTACGCGCGATGATTTCACCACCGCGACGATCGGGTTCAGCCAGCAATTTCCCAATCTCGCCAAGCGCCACGCGCGCGCCGAACGGGCGCGCGCCGAGATCGGGATCGCCGAGGGCGGCGAGCTGGTCGAGGGACGCATCGTGCGGCTCGAGACCGCGCTCGCCTGGGTCGACCTCTATTATGGTGAGCGGCGGCTCAAACAACTCGATCTGCTGACCGCAAGCCTTGAAGATCTCCAGAAGACGGTTACGGCGCGGCTCGCCTCGGGAAGCGCGCGGCCGAGCCAGGCGCTCGAACCCGAACAGCTTCGCGCCGCGGTCGCTGATCGCCGCGCCGAGATGATCGCGGTGATCGCCCAGGCACGCGCCCGGCTGGCGCGCTACACCGGCGACCCGAACCCCGAGATTGCGGGCGATCCACCGATGCTCGACCTCGACCCGATCCGGCTCCGCGCCGGGATCGACGCGCTCCCGGCGTTGCGCACGCAGGATGCGCGGATTGCCGCCGCCGATGCCGATGTACGGCTCGCCCATGCCGACAAACGGCCGGACTGGCGGGTCGGCGCATCCTATGGCCGGCGCGATCCACGGTTCGGTGACATGGCGTCGATTGGCGTGTCGATCGATCTGCCGCTGTTTGCCGGCAAGCGCCAGAATCCGAAGATCGATGCGAGCGCGAGCATGGCGCGCAGGAGCCGGCTCGACCGCGAGGCGCTGCGGCGCGAGCTGGTAGCGGCACTCGACGCCGATCTCGCCGACCATGTCATGCATCACGAACGGTGGCGCAACGCCAGCGACACGTTGGTACCGCTGGCGAAGCGCCGCGCCGAGCTCGACCGCGACAGCTATGCGGCAGGCAAGCTGGATCTCGGCACCGCGTTGCTGTCGACCTTGGCGCTCGCCGAAGCCGAGGTCGAAAAACTCAACCGCGAGGCCGACGTCGCGCGCGACGCCGTGCGTATCACCATCACTTATGGGGAGGAGCGGCCATGACGCTCGACAGGAATCAGGCATTCCGCCGGGGTGGATCACTGCTCGCGATGGCCCTCGTCGCCGGCGGTGCCGGTTATTGGCTGGGGCATCGAAACGACGGACCCGCACCAACCGCTGCCACCAGCGCGACCGATGGCAAACAGCCGCTCTATTATTACGACCCGATGTTCCCGAACCAGAAGTTCGACAAGCCGGGCAAATCGCCCTTCATGGATATGCAGCTTGTCCCCAAATATGCGGACGGCGGCGGCGCGGGCGGCGCGGCGGGCGTGACGGTCGATCCGGCGACACGACAGAGCCTCGGAATCCGCGTGGTCACGGCGAAGACGGGCTCGCTGGCCGCGACGCTCGACGTTACCGGTGCGATCGACTTCAACCAGCGTGACGTCGCGATCATCCAGGCGCGCTCCGGCGGATTCGTCAGCCGGGTCTATGCCCGTGCACCTGGCGATATTGTCCGCGCGGGCGCGCCGATCGCCGATCTGCAACTGCCGGACTGGGGCGGCGCGCAGACCGAATATCTGAGCGTCAGGAGGCTCGGCAAGCCTGATCTCATCGCGGCGGCACGTCAGCGGCTCCGGCTGCTGGGCATGTCCGACGGACTGATCACCAGCGTCGAGCGAACCGGTCGGCCCAACGGGATCGTCACCATCAGCACACCGATCGCGGGTGTGATCCAGACGCTCGGCGCGCGCGCCGGGATGACACTCGCCATGGGCCAGACGCTGGCGCAGGTGAATGGTCTCGGCACGATCTGGCTGAACGCCGCTGTGCCCGAAGCGCGCGCTGGCGACGTCCGCATCGGCCAGGATGCCTTCGCGACGCTGACCAGCTTCCCCGGCGAAACCTTTGGCGGCCGCGTGATCGCGATCCTGCCGACCGCACAGGCCGACAGCCGCACGCTGACCGTCCGCATCGAGCTGTCGAACCGCGGCGGGCGTTTACGACCCGGCATGTTCGCGACCGTGGCTGTCGGCGGCGACGCCAAACCGGCGCTGCTGGTACCAAGCGAAGCCGTGATCAGGACCGGCGCACGCGCGCTGGTGATGCTGGCGACCGGCGATGGCCGCTATCATCCGGCCGAAGTCCGGATCGGCCGCGACGCGGGCGGACAGACTGAGATCATCGCCGGGCTTGCCGAGGGCGAGAAGGTGGTCGCCTCGGGCCAGTTCCTGCTCGATTCCGAGGCGAGTTTGACCGGCATCGCGGTGCGGCCGATCGGAGGCAGGCCATGATCGAACGGATCATCCGCGCCTCGGTCAAGGCGCGCGGCTTCGTTGTGCTGGCCGCGCTGGTGCTGGTCGTGATCGGCATCTTTGCGGTCCGGACCACCCCTGTTGATGCGTTGCCCGATCTTTCGGACGTGCAGGTCATTATCCGCACGTCCTATCCGGGCCAGGCGCCGCAGATCGTCGAGAATCAGGTCACATATCCGCTCGCGACGACAATGCTCTCGGTGCCTGGCGCGCGCGTGGTCCGCGGTTATTCGTTCGTTGGCGACAGCTTCGTCTATGTGCTGTTCGACGACGGGACCGACCTCTATTGGGCACGCAGCCGCGTGCTCGAATATCTGAGCCAGGTACAGGGCCGCCTGCCGCCGGGCGCGACCGCGGCGCTCGGCCCCGACGCAACCGGGGTGGGCTGGATCTACGAATATGCGCTGGTCGACAGGACCGGTCGCCTCGATCTCCAACAATTGCGAAGCTTGCAGGACTGGTTCCTGCGCTACGAACTCAAGGCGGTCCCCGGCGTCGCCGAGGTCGCCAGCATCGGCGGCATGGTCAAACAATATCAGGTGCTGGTCGATCCGCAGAAACTGATTTCC
This window encodes:
- the arsB gene encoding ACR3 family arsenite efflux transporter, producing MGRFERYLTLWVALCIVTGIALGQALPGLFAAIASAEVARVNLVVAALIWLMIVPMLLKIDFGALGSVRQHWKGVGVTLFVNWAVKPFSMAALGAILLGWLFAPLLPAREIPSYIAGLILLAAAPCTAMVFVWSNLCDGEPTFTLSQVALNDLLMVFLFAPLVALLLGVASVTVPWDTLLLAVGLYIVVPVISAQVIRRSLLRSGDPTALNRLLAALGPVSLAALLATLVLLFGFQGGQIVAQPLVIALIAVPILVQVYLNAGIAYWLSRRLGIAWCVAGPAALIGASNFFELAVAAAISLFGLKSGAALATVIGVLVEVPVMLSVVAIVKRSRDWYQRKPAS
- the arsH gene encoding arsenical resistance protein ArsH is translated as MTRVRPLPDPDHLPALDRTFAIARPALDIGDDQPPPRILLLYGSLRERSFSRLAVEEAARLLQFFGAETRIFDPSDLPLPDQLAGDDHPAVHQLRDLSIWSEGQVWCSPERHGQISSVMKAQIDHLPLEMKGMRPTQGRTLAVMQVSGGSQSFNAVNALRLLGRWMRMFTIPNQSSVATAYKEFDAAGRMKPSSYYDRIVDVMEELLRITVLMRPHATQLVDRYSERKAAGVRMIAEDHSAVAIGRS
- a CDS encoding TolC family protein, producing MALAAPLTYADALARSAAEAPSLKARAASTDAARSSAIAADRLPDPTLDLGVSGFPVTGPNAGSFTRDDFTTATIGFSQQFPNLAKRHARAERARAEIGIAEGGELVEGRIVRLETALAWVDLYYGERRLKQLDLLTASLEDLQKTVTARLASGSARPSQALEPEQLRAAVADRRAEMIAVIAQARARLARYTGDPNPEIAGDPPMLDLDPIRLRAGIDALPALRTQDARIAAADADVRLAHADKRPDWRVGASYGRRDPRFGDMASIGVSIDLPLFAGKRQNPKIDASASMARRSRLDREALRRELVAALDADLADHVMHHERWRNASDTLVPLAKRRAELDRDSYAAGKLDLGTALLSTLALAEAEVEKLNREADVARDAVRITITYGEERP
- a CDS encoding efflux RND transporter periplasmic adaptor subunit; this encodes MTLDRNQAFRRGGSLLAMALVAGGAGYWLGHRNDGPAPTAATSATDGKQPLYYYDPMFPNQKFDKPGKSPFMDMQLVPKYADGGGAGGAAGVTVDPATRQSLGIRVVTAKTGSLAATLDVTGAIDFNQRDVAIIQARSGGFVSRVYARAPGDIVRAGAPIADLQLPDWGGAQTEYLSVRRLGKPDLIAAARQRLRLLGMSDGLITSVERTGRPNGIVTISTPIAGVIQTLGARAGMTLAMGQTLAQVNGLGTIWLNAAVPEARAGDVRIGQDAFATLTSFPGETFGGRVIAILPTAQADSRTLTVRIELSNRGGRLRPGMFATVAVGGDAKPALLVPSEAVIRTGARALVMLATGDGRYHPAEVRIGRDAGGQTEIIAGLAEGEKVVASGQFLLDSEASLTGIAVRPIGGRP